Part of the Pueribacillus theae genome, AAGATTGAATTGTCACGTGACAATAGCAGTATGTCTCTCGTTGATCAAATTTACTTTGAGATCTTAGAAAGGATTGAATCTAGGCTTTTACAAAAAGGAGCATTACTGCCTTCTGTACGAAAATTAGCTAAAGATCTCAACGTGAGTGTCGTAACCGTTCATAAAGCTTATACGCGACTAGCAAAAGAAGGATATATTAATATTTATAAAGGGAAAGGGGCCTATATCAACGAGCGTTACGAGAATATGAAACCAAATCGTGAGAAAGGCGGAGACTTATCATCTTTTGATTGGCAGCAAAATATTGAAGATTACATTCACCGTGCCCAGCTCGTACAGCATTTGCAATTTTCCAATCCTATTCAATTTGCCACTTCCGTGATTTATCATAAATTGCTGCCCACCAGGTTTTTAGCAGAAACTATGAAATTACTTGTGGACAATGATCCAACGATTTTGGCCAGATATTGCGAAACACAGGGCGATTCTGAACTAAGAGAAGAAATGCAAAAATTCCTGAATAGGGTATACCGATTGCATGTTCCCTTTGAAAACATGATGATCACTAGTGGGGTACAACAAGGAATTGATCTTGTGGCACGCAGCTTTATAGGTCCTGGGGATGTTGTCATTATGGAGCAGCCATGTTTCACTGGAGCAATCGACGCAATGCGTGGTAGAGGCGCCAATATTCTTACAGCCCCTGTCAAACAAGATGGTATATGCCTCCAAACGATTGAGGAAATATGCGATCGCTTGAAACCCAAACTCATCTATACGAATCCAACATTTCAAAACCCGACAGGTACAGTGATGAGCGAACAAAATAGAAAGACATTGCTCGAAATTGCAGAGAAATACGGCATACTGATTGTTGAGGATGACGCTGTGGGAGATCTATATTTTGATGATGAGATCCCGCCCAAACCGATCAAATATTGGGATCGCAACGGACATGTCATTTATTTGAAAGGATTTAGCAAACCTCTTTCTCCCGGTTGCCGGATCGCCACATTGGTTGCATCGGGCGTCGTATTTGAGCGATTAGTTGCAGCAAAGGCTACTGCTGATATTTGCAATCCACTGCTGACGCAAAAAGCAATCCTTTCATTTTTACGATCCGATAAAATGTTCCCACATCTAGAAAAGCTTCGTATCGCCTTAGAAGTTAGAAGAGACAGGCTTAAAAATTATTTTTCAACACACCTAGGAGATTTGATCACCT contains:
- a CDS encoding aminotransferase-like domain-containing protein → MKIELSRDNSSMSLVDQIYFEILERIESRLLQKGALLPSVRKLAKDLNVSVVTVHKAYTRLAKEGYINIYKGKGAYINERYENMKPNREKGGDLSSFDWQQNIEDYIHRAQLVQHLQFSNPIQFATSVIYHKLLPTRFLAETMKLLVDNDPTILARYCETQGDSELREEMQKFLNRVYRLHVPFENMMITSGVQQGIDLVARSFIGPGDVVIMEQPCFTGAIDAMRGRGANILTAPVKQDGICLQTIEEICDRLKPKLIYTNPTFQNPTGTVMSEQNRKTLLEIAEKYGILIVEDDAVGDLYFDDEIPPKPIKYWDRNGHVIYLKGFSKPLSPGCRIATLVASGVVFERLVAAKATADICNPLLTQKAILSFLRSDKMFPHLEKLRIALEVRRDRLKNYFSTHLGDLITYRQPQGGLNVWIELPCKYNAEQLLYKAVEHNVSFLPGSACFVKDPQRNFIRLSFSSVSDKELDEGAERFANLIRSSLK